In Haemophilus parainfluenzae, one genomic interval encodes:
- a CDS encoding SIMPL domain-containing protein (The SIMPL domain is named for its presence in mouse protein SIMPL (signalling molecule that associates with mouse pelle-like kinase). Bacterial member BP26, from Brucella, was shown to assemble into a channel-like structure, while YggE from E. coli has been associated with resistance to oxidative stress.), with the protein MKLKALSLALLALPIASFAEEPVPNYPADVTFTVEAEKAVERDLLQVSLFYQAEGNDLSALNKTMAEKMNKAIELAKAQSSVEITDNSRNTMVRYDNKGKQQGWIAHAGLTLESKDSQALSTLVNELDGVLAIAQVNASVSREKLSSLENELTKEALAKLKDKALLVQESLQVKGYRIQNLEISSANDSVADFRPYAAAELSSKSLYSSGKDETYTQSGKEKIKVSVNARITLLKE; encoded by the coding sequence GCACTTTCTCTTGCATTACTTGCCTTACCTATCGCTTCTTTTGCAGAAGAACCCGTACCGAATTATCCAGCTGATGTAACCTTTACTGTTGAAGCAGAAAAAGCAGTAGAACGTGATTTATTGCAAGTCTCCCTTTTTTACCAAGCGGAAGGCAATGATTTATCCGCGCTCAATAAAACCATGGCAGAAAAAATGAATAAAGCCATTGAATTAGCGAAAGCACAGAGCTCGGTCGAAATTACTGATAATTCTCGTAATACTATGGTTCGTTACGATAATAAAGGCAAACAGCAAGGTTGGATTGCGCATGCAGGATTAACCTTAGAAAGTAAAGACTCTCAAGCATTATCAACATTAGTAAATGAACTAGATGGCGTATTGGCCATTGCTCAGGTCAATGCCTCTGTTTCTCGTGAAAAATTAAGTAGTTTAGAAAATGAATTAACCAAAGAAGCTTTAGCAAAACTTAAAGATAAAGCACTCTTAGTTCAAGAATCCTTGCAGGTGAAAGGTTATCGCATACAGAACCTTGAAATTTCCTCAGCTAATGATTCAGTCGCTGATTTCCGCCCTTATGCTGCAGCCGAACTAAGCTCTAAAAGTTTATACTCGAGTGGGAAAGATGAAACTTACACTCAAAGTGGCAAAGAGAAAATTAAAGTCAGTGTGAATGCGCGAATTACATTGCTTAAAGAATAA